From Candidatus Izemoplasmatales bacterium, a single genomic window includes:
- a CDS encoding RibD family protein — protein sequence MKVAPSGSSRLGSDLPYVTISFAMSLDGKIATRTGDSKYISGPESLAFVHRLRDAHDAILVGINTILADHPRLTARLPEGGGRDPHRVILDSTLRIPLDEPVLHAASPAKTILVCREDADPVRRAALERLGAVVVAVPDPHDPEGLRRAIRLLKAAGIGSILVEGGASIHFAFLGNRLFDRVFVTVAPLIIGGATARTAVAGNGFATLAESVRLRFVDRMDAGNDIIIEALPADAGERA from the coding sequence TTGAAGGTCGCACCGTCCGGGTCTTCTCGTCTCGGATCCGACCTGCCGTACGTCACAATCAGCTTCGCGATGTCCCTCGACGGCAAGATCGCGACCCGGACCGGCGATTCGAAATACATTTCCGGGCCGGAGTCGCTCGCCTTCGTCCATCGCCTGCGCGACGCCCATGACGCCATCCTCGTCGGCATCAACACGATCCTCGCCGACCATCCGCGGCTGACGGCGAGGCTGCCCGAGGGCGGCGGTCGCGATCCGCACCGCGTCATCCTCGACTCCACCCTCCGGATTCCGCTCGACGAGCCCGTCCTGCACGCGGCTTCGCCGGCGAAGACGATCCTCGTCTGCCGCGAAGACGCCGATCCCGTACGCCGCGCCGCGCTCGAACGTCTCGGCGCCGTCGTGGTCGCGGTCCCCGACCCGCACGATCCTGAAGGATTGCGCCGGGCGATCCGCCTTCTGAAGGCGGCGGGCATCGGATCGATCCTCGTCGAGGGCGGCGCCTCGATCCATTTCGCGTTCCTCGGAAACCGGCTGTTCGACCGCGTCTTCGTCACCGTCGCACCCCTCATCATCGGTGGCGCGACCGCCAGGACGGCGGTCGCCGGAAACGGATTCGCGACCCTCGCCGAATCCGTCCGGCTCCGGTTCGTCGACCGCATGGACGCCGGAAACGACATCATCATCGAAGCCCTTCCCGCGGATGCGGGCGAGCGCGCTTGA
- a CDS encoding PfkB family carbohydrate kinase, translated as MDQKRKILAERLKPQHPERLKMVLGFDGFVDEIIHPVDKRLSPDSFTRIETIERFAARIAKASGLSTNIELVPVARKIGGNGPIMCNALARHGSSIAYVGALGEPVPHDVFRMPENVRLTTIADAGHTDALEFLDGKLLLGKMNSMKDVTYERLLDVVGEAELVRLLSEVDLFASVNWSMLPAMTDLWRKLLANILPKTPKKAARPLFFVDIADPEKREHGEIVEALDLLKEFRIRFRVALGLNKKEAYDVAGVLGLFPKDDLAKMGPSLRDVTEALYRRLGVDAVVVHPVDRSATVVDGVYAEAMGPFCAKPKLTTGAGDNFNAGYVLGLLLGLEPEQALLTGMATSGFYVRNAKSPDFAELVGFVEAWAADAV; from the coding sequence ATGGACCAGAAGAGAAAGATCCTCGCGGAACGCCTCAAGCCCCAGCATCCCGAACGTCTGAAGATGGTTCTCGGCTTCGACGGTTTCGTCGACGAGATCATCCACCCCGTCGACAAGCGCCTCTCGCCCGATTCGTTCACGCGGATCGAGACGATCGAGCGCTTCGCCGCCCGCATCGCCAAGGCGAGCGGCCTTTCCACCAACATCGAACTCGTGCCCGTCGCCCGCAAAATCGGCGGGAACGGACCGATCATGTGCAACGCGCTCGCGCGCCACGGATCGTCGATCGCGTACGTCGGCGCCCTCGGCGAACCGGTCCCGCACGACGTCTTCCGCATGCCGGAGAACGTCAGGCTCACGACGATCGCGGACGCCGGCCACACCGACGCGCTCGAATTCCTCGACGGCAAGCTCCTCCTCGGGAAGATGAACTCGATGAAGGACGTCACCTACGAGCGCCTCCTCGACGTCGTCGGCGAGGCCGAACTGGTGCGTCTTCTCTCCGAAGTCGACCTCTTCGCCTCGGTCAACTGGTCGATGCTTCCGGCGATGACCGACCTGTGGCGGAAACTCCTTGCGAACATCCTCCCGAAGACCCCCAAGAAGGCGGCGCGGCCGCTCTTCTTCGTCGACATCGCCGATCCCGAGAAGCGCGAGCACGGGGAGATCGTCGAAGCCCTCGACCTCCTGAAGGAATTCCGGATCCGCTTCCGCGTCGCCCTCGGTCTCAACAAGAAGGAAGCCTACGACGTCGCAGGCGTCCTCGGGCTCTTCCCGAAAGACGATCTCGCGAAGATGGGTCCCTCGCTCAGGGACGTCACCGAGGCGCTCTACCGCCGGCTCGGCGTCGACGCCGTCGTCGTCCATCCGGTCGATCGCTCCGCCACCGTCGTCGACGGCGTCTACGCCGAGGCGATGGGGCCGTTCTGCGCCAAGCCGAAACTCACGACCGGCGCCGGCGACAACTTCAACGCCGGCTACGTCCTCGGCCTCCTGCTCGGCCTCGAGCCGGAACAGGCGCTCCTCACCGGCATGGCGACGAGCGGCTTCTACGTCCGCAACGCCAAGAGTCCCGATTTCGCCGAACTCGTCGGTTTCGTCGAGGCCTGGGCGGCGGACGCGGTCTGA